A DNA window from Victivallis lenta contains the following coding sequences:
- a CDS encoding 3-isopropylmalate dehydrogenase, producing MSKNYKIAVLPGDGTGPEVIAEAIKVLDAAGKKFGFSTEKKYFDWGGEHYLKTGETLPADAKEQLSKHDAVLLGAIGHPDVKPGVLEKGILLKLRFDLDQYINLRPVKLYPGVETPLANKKPEDIDYVVVRENSGGVYTGMGGNVQIDTPDEVACQNWVYTRRQVDRCLKFAFELAEKRHTKENPWRGLSEEDKKAGYTSQLTLVGKTNVLTYVCGLWERAFNAMAKNYPTVKTAYCHVDAATMWMVKNPEWFDVVVTENLMGDIITDLAAMTSGGMGVASGGNLNPTGLSMFEPIGGSAPKYTGRNVINPLAAIGAAAMMLDFLGEKEAAAAIDRSVAYVTGNKLKSMAAGRMGYSTTEVGDLVVENL from the coding sequence ATGTCCAAAAACTACAAAATTGCCGTCCTTCCGGGCGACGGAACCGGTCCGGAAGTGATCGCCGAGGCGATCAAAGTGCTTGACGCCGCCGGCAAAAAGTTCGGTTTCAGCACCGAAAAGAAATATTTCGACTGGGGCGGCGAACACTACCTCAAGACCGGCGAGACGCTCCCGGCCGACGCGAAGGAACAGCTGTCGAAGCATGACGCGGTCCTGCTCGGCGCGATCGGCCACCCGGACGTGAAGCCGGGCGTGCTTGAAAAAGGCATCCTGCTGAAGCTCCGCTTCGACCTCGACCAGTACATCAACCTGCGTCCCGTGAAGCTCTATCCCGGGGTGGAGACTCCGCTGGCCAACAAGAAGCCGGAGGACATCGATTACGTCGTGGTCCGCGAAAACAGCGGCGGCGTCTACACCGGCATGGGCGGCAACGTCCAGATCGACACGCCGGACGAAGTCGCCTGCCAGAACTGGGTCTACACCCGCCGCCAGGTCGACCGCTGTCTGAAATTCGCCTTCGAACTGGCCGAAAAGCGCCACACGAAGGAGAATCCGTGGCGCGGCCTTTCCGAAGAGGACAAGAAGGCCGGTTACACCTCGCAGCTTACGCTGGTCGGCAAAACCAACGTGCTGACCTACGTCTGCGGCCTCTGGGAGCGCGCCTTCAACGCAATGGCGAAAAACTACCCGACCGTCAAGACCGCCTACTGCCACGTGGACGCGGCCACGATGTGGATGGTCAAGAATCCGGAGTGGTTCGACGTGGTGGTGACTGAAAACCTGATGGGCGACATCATCACCGACCTCGCGGCCATGACCTCGGGCGGCATGGGCGTCGCGTCGGGCGGCAACCTGAATCCGACGGGCCTGAGCATGTTCGAGCCGATCGGCGGCAGTGCGCCGAAGTACACCGGCAGGAACGTCATCAACCCGCTGGCCGCAATCGGCGCGGCGGCGATGATGCTCGACTTCCTCGGGGAAAAAGAGGCGGCGGCGGCGATCGACCGCAGCGTCGCCTACGTGACCGGCAACAAGCTCAAGTCGATGGCGGCCGGAAGAATGGGCTATTCCACGACCGAAGTCGGCGACCTCGTGGTCGAGAACCTGTAA